A genomic window from Lycium barbarum isolate Lr01 chromosome 4, ASM1917538v2, whole genome shotgun sequence includes:
- the LOC132637746 gene encoding uncharacterized protein LOC132637746: MSASWLSRLGSIQNFCARTTSLVVEDDLYNVYSTAKTSKELWDALEKKYKTEDACLKKFVVAKFLDYKMMDNKSVGTQVQELQVLIHDLLAEGIIRVNTFIASINYTITYKFNIVGMIINEAFQVVAMIEKLPPSWRDFKKLPETQMQGNDARRSCDSSKIEEDNKAAERKVRSNSTISGANIVETAQPKSSKRKKSSGPANNSKKKKFKGENFKGDWYNCGKTGHKSVDCRAHKNQKKKNQANIIEKNEEEEELCAMFSECSLVGNPTDWWIDSGATRDVCSNKEMFISYAPAGPEETIFMGNSATAKVEGAGNITLKMTLGKTLTLKNVLHVPEIRKNLVSTGLLVKNSFKCVYVSDKVVISKNDMYMGKGYLTEGLLKLNVIAINNNKVEVSSYLLESDSLWHEHFLTFLLENEPQNFKEAITSSEAQYWKEAVNGEIESILNNHTWELVDLPPENKPLGSKWIFKRKMKDDGTIDKYKVRLVVKGFRQ, encoded by the exons ATGAGCGCTTCGTGGTTATCGAGGCTTGGAAGCATTCAGAATTTTTGTGCAAGAACTACATCCTTAGTGGTAGAGGATGATTTGTACAATGTCTACAGTACTGCAAAGACTTCAAAAGAGTTATGGGATGCTCTCGAGAAGAAGTATAAAACTGAAGACGCGTGTTTGAAAAAGTTTGTAGTTGCAAAATTTTTGGACTATAAAATGATGGACAATAAATCTGTCGGAACTCAAGTCCAAGAGCTTCAAGTCCTTATCCATGATCTCCTTGCTGAAGGTATAATTCGTGTTAATACGTTTATTGCAAGTATTAATTATACCATTACTTACAAGTTTAATATTGTAGGAATGATAATTAATGAGGCGTTTCAAGTGGTTGCTATGATTGAAAAATTGCCTCCTTCGTGGAGAGATTTTAAAAAACTACCTGAAACACAAATGCAAGGAAATGACGCTCGAAGATCTTGTGATTCGTCAaagatcgaggaagataacaaagCTGCAGAGAGGAAGGTTCGCAGTAATTCAACAATATCAGGTGCAAATATCGTTGAGACTGCTCAACCGAAGTCCAGCAAGAGGAAGAAATCATCCGGGCCGGCGAACAATTCTAAGAAGAAAAAGTTCAAAGGAGAAAATTTCAAAGGAGACTGGTACAATTGTGGCAAGACTGGACATAAATCTGTAGATTGTCGTGCCCACAAGAACCAGAAGAAGAAAAATCAAGCAAACATAATTGAGAAGAATGAAGAAGAGGAGGAATTGTGTGCAATGTTCTCCGAATGCAGTTTGGTTGGAAATCCAACAGATTGGTGGATTGATTCTGGCGCTACACGCGATGTCTGCTCCAATAAAGAGATGTTTATCTCATATGCTCCTGCAGGGCCCGAAGAAACAATCTTTATGGGAAATTCCGCAACAGCTAAGGTTGAAGGCGCTGGGAATATTACTCTCAAAATGACTTTGGGCAAGACATTGACTTTGAAGAATGTTCTCCATGTTCCAGAAATCAGAAAGAACTTAGTTTCTACCGGACTTCTAGTGAAGAACAGTTTTAAGTGTGTTTATGTATCCGACAAAGTTGTTATAAGTAAGAACGATATGTACATGGGAAAAGGTTACCTCACCGAGGGCCTTCTCAAACTTAATGTAATTGCTATCAATAATAATAAAGTTGAGGTTTCGTCTTACTTGCTTGAGTCAGATTCTTTATGGCATGAAC ATTTTCTGACATTTTTGTTAGAAAATGAGCCTCAAAATTTTAAAGAAGCTATAACGTCTTCGGAAGCTCAAtattggaaagaggcagtcaatgGTGAAATTGAATCCATATTAAACAACCATACATGGGAGTTGGTTGATCTTCCACCCGAGAACAAACctttaggttccaaatggatATTCAAAAGGAAGATGAAAGATGATGgtactattgacaaatataaggtaAGACTTGTTGTCAAAGGATTCAGACAATGA
- the LOC132638564 gene encoding calcium-binding protein KRP1-like, with protein sequence METARLKFYDFLPLMAEKLGGDGLINEMCNGFQLLMNKDKGVITFESLKKNSALMGLQDLKDDDLWSMIKEGDFDGDGVLNQMEFCVLMFRLSPKLMDQFNFLLEEALQNDFKDCDFAL encoded by the coding sequence ATGGAAACCGCAAGGCTGAAATTTTATGATTTTTTGCCTCTTATGGCTGAAAAATTAGGTGGAGATGGTTTGATAAATGAGATGTGTAATGGTTTtcaattattaatgaacaaagaTAAAGGGGTCATCACATTTGAGAGCCTTAAGAAGAATTCTGCTTTGATGGGGCTTCAAGATTTGAAAGATGATGATCTTTGGAGTATGATTAAAGAAGGTGATTTTGatggagatggagttctcaatCAGATGGAATTTTGTGTGTTGATGTTTAGATTGAGTCCTAAGTTAATGGATCAGTTCAACTTTTTATTAGAAGAGGCTCTACAAAATGACTTCAAAGATTGTGACTTTGCAttgtaa
- the LOC132637747 gene encoding uncharacterized protein LOC132637747 gives MADASKLHPATTVTNIKSCIHIVLDYEGSQYNNWATLFKLHCRTNLVIDHILHPASPTETPPATAAEKIATKALWEWLDDIVRQWIYGTISNDLLNTIIHQEDTAAEAWNRLVHLFQDNKSARALALDAKFTNTKLVDFPNVKAYCTRLKVLADNLANVGHKVSDERLVLRLLLGLSEEYKTFRTTVQHRTPLPSFDVVRSMLELEEDSHGEDAIHDSGSNAALVSQNINPHNFSGNGQPNNSEKYFQQSRKFSQ, from the coding sequence ATGGCTGACGCATCCAAGTTGCATCCTGCGACTACAGTCACcaatatcaaatcatgcattcatATTGTTCTTGACTATGAAGGAAGCCAATACAATAACTGGGCTACCCTCTTCAAGCTCCATTGCCGAACAAACTTGGTGATCGACCACATCCTCCATCCTGCCTCCCCCACCGAGACACCACCGGCAACTGCAGCCGAAAAAATTGCTACAAAGGCTCTATGGGAATGGCTAGATGACATTGTTAGGCAATGGATATATGGTACGATATCGAATGATCTTCTCAACACGATCATTCATCAAGAGGACACCGCAGCCGAGGCTTGGAATCGCCTTGTCCATCTCTTTCAGGACAACAAATCGGCTAGGGCTCTTGCTCTTGATGCAAAATTCACCAAcaccaaattggtggattttccGAATGTGAAAGCATACTGCACCAGGCTGAAAGTTCTTGCAGACAATCTCGCCAACGTCGGCCACAAAGTTTCCGACGAACGACTTGTGCTTCGTCTTCTGCTAGGGTTATCGgaagaatataaaacttttcgAACAACGGTGCAGCACCGTACTCCTCTCCCATCTTTTGACGTTGTCCGGTCGATGCTCGAACTTGAGGAAGACAGCCATGGCGAGGACGCCATTCACGACTCCGGGTCGAATGCTGCTCTCGTTTCCCAAAATATTAATCCTCATAATTTCTCTGGTAATGGGCAGCCTAACAATTCTGAAAAATACTTTCAACAATCGAGGAAATTCTCACAATAG
- the LOC132636380 gene encoding G-type lectin S-receptor-like serine/threonine-protein kinase At4g27290: MKVGFHFQLFFLISLFSIHQILSAASDTITTTQFLKDGELNITSSGGTFQMGFFSPGNSKNRYLGIWYKNIPVTTVVWVANRESPLTTNSGTLKVIKPGRLVIMNDTDHIIWSTNTSRSVLNPVAKLLDSGNLVVKDAGDDEIRSFLWQSFDYPTDTLLPGMKMGWNFVTGKEVYLSPWKNEEDPAPGDYTYHCDPSGYPQNILKKGKKVIYRSGPWNGLRFSGAASSRESPFYTFGVFSTKTEVYFSYRLLASVITRFVLNQNGVLQRWTWGDRNKGWALYLSLPTDNCDTYKLCGGYGSCNSLNSPVCGCLDKFVPKHAEDWRKADWSSGCVRRTELNCVKGDVFLKYSRLKLPDTRNSWFNVTMDLEECKRICLRNCSCMAYSNLDLRNGGSGCLLWFEDLLDIRQLPNEGQDIYIRMAASELASQDKSNGHKGKLLSWIIPLSAGVILVILSLVICIRRRKRASEKKKGCGGCNGNHKMDYHNVNHSEEFELPLFDLSTIAKSTNNFSVASKIGEGGYGPVYKGVLEQGQEIAVKRLSRTSTQGQDEFKNEVMYIVKLQHRNLVKILGCCIEGEEKMLIYEYMPNGSLDSFIFDDTQSWVLDWPKRFHIINGIARGLMYLHQDSQLRIIHRDLKANNILLDNDMNPKISDFGLARSCEDDEFGAKTHRVVGTYGYLSPEYAVHGVYSVKSDVFSYGVLVLEIVSGKSNRRFSHPDHSLNLLGHAWKLYKEGRSMESLGEFPVDVRSTPEVIRSIHVGLLCVQHCPEDRPSMSSVVMMLNNEGVLPPAKQPGFYVEANAPDKEFSSSQYAHGTNEITITTLDAR, from the exons ATGAAGGTCGGTTTTCATTTTCAACTCTTCTTCCTTATCTCCTTATTTTCCATCCACCAAATTCTAAGTGCTGCATCAGATACCATAACAACAACTCAGTTTCTCAAAGATGGTGAACTCAATATCACTTCATCTGGTGGAACTTTCCAAATGGGATTCTTTAGTCCAGGTAACTCCAAGAACCGTTATCTTGGTATATGGTACAAGAACATTCCTGTTACTACAGTTGTTTGGGTTGCCAACAGAGAATCTCCACTGACAACTAATTCAGGTACCTTAAAAGTTATCAAACCAGGAAGACTTGTCATAATGAATGATACTGACCACATCATATGGTCTACAAATACTTCAAGATCCGTGCTAAATCCTGTTGCAAAGTTGTTGGATTCGGGGAATCTTGTCGTTAAAGATGCTGGTGATGATGAAATAAGGAGTTTTCTTTGGCAGAGTTTTGATTATCCTACTGATACACTTTTACCTGGTATGAAAATGGGGTGGAATTTTGTGACTGGTAAAGAAGTTTACTTGTCGCCGTGGAAGAATGAGGAGGATCCAGCTCCAGGTGATTATACATACCATTGTGATCCTTCTGGTTATCCACAGAACATACTGAAGAAAGGGAAAAAAGTGATATACAGGTCTGGACCATGGAATGGATTAAGGTTTAGTGGTGCAGCAAGTTCAAGAGAAAGTCCATTTTATACATTTGGTGTGTTTTCAACTAAAACAGAAGTGTATTTTAGTTATCGGCTTTTAGCTTCGGTTATTACTAGGTTTGTTTTGAATCAGAATGGTGTGTTACAACGATGGACTTGGGGCGATAGGAATAAGGGTTGGGCACTTTACCTCTCGTTGCCAACGGATAATTGTGATACTTATAAGTTATGTGGGGGATATGGTAGTTGTAATAGTTTGAATTCACCAGTATGTGGATGTTTAGACAAGTTTGTGCCTAAACACGCGGAAGATTGGAGGAAAGCAGATTGGTCAAGTGGTTGTGTTAGGAGAACTGAACTGAATTGCGTTAAGGGTGATGTGTTTTTGAAGTATTCGAGACTTAAATTACCAGACACGCGAAATTCATGGTTCAATGTAACTATGGACCTTGAAGAATGTAAGAGAATTTGCTTGAGAAattgctcttgtatggcttactCAAATCTTGACTTACGCAATGGAGGAAGCGGTTGCTTATTGTGGTTTGAAGATCTGCTTGATATTCGACAGCTACCCAACGAAGGGCAAGATATCTACATTAGAATGGCTGCCTCTGAATTAG CTAGTCAGGATAAATCAAATGGACACAAAGGAAAACTACTTTCCTGGATTATCCCATTATCAGCTGGAGTGATTTTGGTAATCCTAAGCCTAGTGATCTGCATTAGAAGAAGGAAAAGAGCTTCAGAGAAAAAGAAAG GATGTGGGGGGTGCAATGGCAATCACAAGATGGATTATCACAACGTAAACCACAGTGAAGAATTTGAGTTACCACTATTTGATTTATCTACAATAGCTAAATCTACGAATAACTTTTCAGTGGCAAGCAAAATTGGAGAAGGTGGCTATGGACCTGTTTACAAG GGGGTGCTTGAACAAGGACAGGAAATAGCTGTGAAGCGGCTATCTAGGACTTCGACACAAGGACAAGATGAGTTCAAGAATGAAGTGATGTATATTGTGAAACTTCAGCATAGAAATCTGGTGAAGATTCTTGGATGCTGCATTGAAGGAGAAGAAAAAATGTTGATCTATGAGTACATGCCAAATGGAAGTCTTGATTCATTCATATTTG ATGACACACAAAGCTGGGTATTAGACTGGCCTAAGCGCTTTCACATCATCAACGGGATAGCACGGGGACTAATGTATCTGCATCAAGATTCTCAGTTGAGGATCATTCACAGGGACCTGAAAGCTAACAATATTTTACTAGACAATGACATGAATCCAAAGATATCAGATTTTGGCCTAGCAAGAAGTTGTGAAGACGACGAGTTTGGAGCCAAGACACACCGAGTAGTTGGAACATA TGGCTACCTCTCACCGGAATATGCTGTACATGGGGTCTACTCGGTGAAGTCAGATGTATTTAGCTATGGTGTCTTAGTGCTGGAAATTGTGAGCGGTAAAAGCAACAGAAGATTCTCTCATCCAGACCATAGCCTTAACCTCCTTGGACAT GCATGGAAACTCTATAAAGAAGGTAGATCAATGGAATCACTTGGGGAATTCCCCGTTGATGTTCGTTCTACACCTGAAGTGATACGATCAATCCATGTTGGTCTATTGTGCGTGCAACATTGTCCAGAAGATCGTCCAAGTATGTCTTCAGTGGTTATGATGTTAAACAACGAGGGTGTACTGCCACCTGCTAAACAGCCAGGTTTCTACGTAGAAGCAAATGCACCGGATAAAGAATTCTCTTCTAGTCAATATGCACATGGTACAAATGAGATCACCATCACAACATTAGATGCAAGATAG